A genomic stretch from Alosa sapidissima isolate fAloSap1 chromosome 3, fAloSap1.pri, whole genome shotgun sequence includes:
- the LOC121704671 gene encoding mediator of RNA polymerase II transcription subunit 25-like isoform X1, producing the protein MVAGSTHMEPPSKPGANQVADVVFVIEGTANLGPYFESLRKNYILPAIEYFNGGPPAETDFGGDYGGTQYGLVVFNTVDCAPESYVQCHAPTSSAFEFVSWIDSIQFMGGGAESCSLIAEGLSVALQLFDDFKKMREQIKDKEPLGIGPTHKVCVLLCNSPPYLLPAVESVSYTGCTADNLVQIIRDKGIHFSVVAPRKLPALRALFERASPVTGPPESSLPDYCQDPFHMVLVRGIVLPVAAGSSAGAVSLKPVLPPQPMAGNQPPIGATSQAAQQINPNHPYQAPPSLNAAAAAAAMAVEAANNQKNRFPAMMNTVPPFGNQPTLPSVGGVKLPPSSQPSLATVTTVSTPLMPQQQVPPPQQQQPQVPPPGQPVPNQQPQPVPQQQPGPNQQTPPSSQPGMVGAMSMAGVAAAQVGASTIGQAQGANKIVAWSGVLEWQEKPKASMDSNTKLTRSLPCQVQVNQGENLNTDQWPQKLIMQLIPQQLLTTLGPLFRNSRMVQFLFTNKDVESLKGLYRIMVNGFAGCVHFPHSAPCEVRVLMLLYSSKKRIFMGLIPNDQSGFVNGIRQVITNHKNHQQQQQQRVGLNPAAQMQQGQVQPNQNFLNRAPGALQGAHGNVQQQSVVVGMPPVSQVTMMEDQQRQNTMLTMRAAATANQQPPVSGAPPNQVAQGQPQPGAMLRLPNPGANPQLRSLLLSQQQPQPGVGHMQGMLPGLSGLGQQMVHPTPGGGAPMQAQWRQQLPGQMLMTAGPRGPVSQGPGIPPVSGVMDEEILMDLI; encoded by the exons ATGGTTGCGGGCTCTACACACATGGAGCCCCCCTCCAAACCCGGTGCGAACCAGGTGGCCGACGTGGTCTTTGTAATAGAGGGAACGGCGAATCTAGGACCATACTTTGAGTCCCTGAGGAAGAATTATATCTTACCTGCCATTGA GTATTTCAATGGTGGTCCACCAGCTGAGACAGACTTTGGAGGGGAT TATGGTGGAACACAGTATGGACTTGTGGTGTTCAATACAGTGGACTGTGCCCCGGAGTCCTACGTCCAGTGTCATGCTCCCACCAGCTCAGCCTTTGAGTTTGTCTCCTGGATCGACAGCATTCA GTTCATGGGTGGAGGTGCGGAGAGCTGCAGTCTCATCGCCGAGGGCCTCTCTGTGGCCCTGCAGCTCTTTGACGACTTCAAGAAGATGAGAGAACAGAT CAAGGACAAGGAGCCGCTAGGCAT tGGGCCAACCCATaaggtgtgtgtgcttctctgtaaTTCTCCGCCGTACTTGTTGCCTGCTGTGGAGAGTGTCAGCTACACTGGCTGCACCGCTGACAACCTGGTCCAGATCATCAGAGAT AAAGGAATCCATTTCTCAGTGGTGGCACCACGGAAGCTTCCGGCGCTGAGGGCACTCTTTGAGCGAGCGTCACCAGTGACCGGACCTCCAGAGTCGTCACTGCCTGATTACTGCCAGGACCCCTTCCACATGGTGCTGGTGCGAGGCATAGTGCTGCCAG TAGCTGCTGGAAGCAGTGCTGGGGCCGTATCCCTCAAGCCAGTTTTACCCCCTCAGCCTATGGCTGGAAATCAGCCTCCTATTGGTGCAACCTCCCAGGCTGCCCAACAAATCAACCCAAATCATCCATACCAG GCACCTCCCTCACTCAATGCTGCCGCCGCCGCAGCCGCCATGGCTGTAGAGGCTGCCAATAACCAGAAGAACCGTT TCCCTGCGATGATGAACACGGTTCCCCCCTTCGGCAATCAGCCCACGCTTCCTTCAGTGGGCGGAGTCAAACTGCCCCCCTCCAGCCAGCCCAGCTTGGCCACGGTCACCACCGTCTCCACGCCTCTGATGCCCCAGCAACAGGTCCCACCTCCGCAACAACAACAGCCGCAGGTCCCAccccctgggcagcccgtgccCAATCAGCAGCCCCAGCCAGTTCCCCAACAGCAGCCGGGGCCCAATCAGCAGACTCCTCCTTCCTCACAGCCTGGCATGGTAGGAGCCATGAGCATG GCGGGTGTGGCTGCAGCTCAGGTTGGCGCCAGCACCATTGGCCAAGCGCAAGGAGCCAATAAGATTGTTGCATGGAGTGGGGTGCTGGAGTGGCAAGAG AAGCCGAAGGCCTCCATGGACTCCAATACTAAGCTCACACGCTCCCTGCCCTGCCAGGTGCAAGTCAACCAGGGGGAAAACCT AAACACTGACCAGTGGCCACAGAAGCTGATCATGCAGCTCATCCCACAGCAGCTACTG acaACGCTGGGGCCACTGTTCAGAAACTCACGTATGGTGCAGTTTCTGTTCACCAACAAAGATGTGGAGTCACTGAAAGGCCTCTATCGCATTATGGTCAATGGCTTT gcggGCTGTGTGCATTTCCCCCACAGCGCTCCATGTGAGGTTCGGGTCCTGATGCTGCTCTACTCTTCTAAGAAGCGCATCTTCATGGGCCTCATCCCCAACGACCAGAGTGGCTTCGTCAATGGCATCCGCCAGGTCATCACTAACCACAAGAAccaccagcagcaacagcagcaaagAGTG GGTTTAAATCCAGCGGCACAGATGCAGCAGGGCCAGGTGCAGCCCAATCAGAACTTCCTCAACCGTGCACCTGGTGCTCTCCAGGGTGCCCACGGCAACGTACAACAGCAG TCTGTGGTGGTGGGCATGCCGCCTGTTAGTCAGGTCACTATGATGGAGGACCAGCAGAGACAGAATACCATG CTGACAATGCGAGCCGCGGCCACAGCCAATCAGCAACCCCCAGTCAGCGGCGCCCCGCCCAACCAGGTGGCTCAGGGACAACCCCAGCCGGGCGCCATGCTCCGCCTCCCCAACCCAGGAGCCAATCCACAGCTTCGGAGCCTCCTCCTGAGCCAACAACAGCCG CAGCCTGGAGTGGGTCACATGCAGGGCATGCTCCCGGGGCTGTCAGGCCTGGGCCAGCAGATGGTCCACCCCACACCAGGAGGGGGCGCTCCCATGCAGGCCCAGTGGAGGCAGCAGCTCCCAG GTCAGATGTTGATGACGGCAGGACCTCGTGGACCTGTCTCGCAAGGTCCTGGCATACCACCAGTGTCTGGTGTCATGGATGAGGAGATTCTTATGGACCTTATCTAA
- the LOC121704671 gene encoding mediator of RNA polymerase II transcription subunit 25-like isoform X9 codes for MVAGSTHMEPPSKPGANQVADVVFVIEGTANLGPYFESLRKNYILPAIEYFNGGPPAETDFGGDYGGTQYGLVVFNTVDCAPESYVQCHAPTSSAFEFVSWIDSIQFMGGGAESCSLIAEGLSVALQLFDDFKKMREQIGPTHKVCVLLCNSPPYLLPAVESVSYTGCTADNLVQIIRDKGIHFSVVAPRKLPALRALFERASPVTGPPESSLPDYCQDPFHMVLVRGIVLPVAAGSSAGAVSLKPVLPPQPMAGNQPPIGATSQAAQQINPNHPYQAPPSLNAAAAAAAMAVEAANNQKNRFPAMMNTVPPFGNQPTLPSVGGVKLPPSSQPSLATVTTVSTPLMPQQQVPPPQQQQPQVPPPGQPVPNQQPQPVPQQQPGPNQQTPPSSQPGMAGVAAAQVGASTIGQAQGANKIVAWSGVLEWQEKPKASMDSNTKLTRSLPCQVQVNQGENLNTDQWPQKLIMQLIPQQLLTTLGPLFRNSRMVQFLFTNKDVESLKGLYRIMVNGFAGCVHFPHSAPCEVRVLMLLYSSKKRIFMGLIPNDQSGFVNGIRQVITNHKNHQQQQQQRVGLNPAAQMQQGQVQPNQNFLNRAPGALQGAHGNVQQQLTMRAAATANQQPPVSGAPPNQVAQGQPQPGAMLRLPNPGANPQLRSLLLSQQQPQPGVGHMQGMLPGLSGLGQQMVHPTPGGGAPMQAQWRQQLPGQMLMTAGPRGPVSQGPGIPPVSGVMDEEILMDLI; via the exons ATGGTTGCGGGCTCTACACACATGGAGCCCCCCTCCAAACCCGGTGCGAACCAGGTGGCCGACGTGGTCTTTGTAATAGAGGGAACGGCGAATCTAGGACCATACTTTGAGTCCCTGAGGAAGAATTATATCTTACCTGCCATTGA GTATTTCAATGGTGGTCCACCAGCTGAGACAGACTTTGGAGGGGAT TATGGTGGAACACAGTATGGACTTGTGGTGTTCAATACAGTGGACTGTGCCCCGGAGTCCTACGTCCAGTGTCATGCTCCCACCAGCTCAGCCTTTGAGTTTGTCTCCTGGATCGACAGCATTCA GTTCATGGGTGGAGGTGCGGAGAGCTGCAGTCTCATCGCCGAGGGCCTCTCTGTGGCCCTGCAGCTCTTTGACGACTTCAAGAAGATGAGAGAACAGAT tGGGCCAACCCATaaggtgtgtgtgcttctctgtaaTTCTCCGCCGTACTTGTTGCCTGCTGTGGAGAGTGTCAGCTACACTGGCTGCACCGCTGACAACCTGGTCCAGATCATCAGAGAT AAAGGAATCCATTTCTCAGTGGTGGCACCACGGAAGCTTCCGGCGCTGAGGGCACTCTTTGAGCGAGCGTCACCAGTGACCGGACCTCCAGAGTCGTCACTGCCTGATTACTGCCAGGACCCCTTCCACATGGTGCTGGTGCGAGGCATAGTGCTGCCAG TAGCTGCTGGAAGCAGTGCTGGGGCCGTATCCCTCAAGCCAGTTTTACCCCCTCAGCCTATGGCTGGAAATCAGCCTCCTATTGGTGCAACCTCCCAGGCTGCCCAACAAATCAACCCAAATCATCCATACCAG GCACCTCCCTCACTCAATGCTGCCGCCGCCGCAGCCGCCATGGCTGTAGAGGCTGCCAATAACCAGAAGAACCGTT TCCCTGCGATGATGAACACGGTTCCCCCCTTCGGCAATCAGCCCACGCTTCCTTCAGTGGGCGGAGTCAAACTGCCCCCCTCCAGCCAGCCCAGCTTGGCCACGGTCACCACCGTCTCCACGCCTCTGATGCCCCAGCAACAGGTCCCACCTCCGCAACAACAACAGCCGCAGGTCCCAccccctgggcagcccgtgccCAATCAGCAGCCCCAGCCAGTTCCCCAACAGCAGCCGGGGCCCAATCAGCAGACTCCTCCTTCCTCACAGCCTGGCATG GCGGGTGTGGCTGCAGCTCAGGTTGGCGCCAGCACCATTGGCCAAGCGCAAGGAGCCAATAAGATTGTTGCATGGAGTGGGGTGCTGGAGTGGCAAGAG AAGCCGAAGGCCTCCATGGACTCCAATACTAAGCTCACACGCTCCCTGCCCTGCCAGGTGCAAGTCAACCAGGGGGAAAACCT AAACACTGACCAGTGGCCACAGAAGCTGATCATGCAGCTCATCCCACAGCAGCTACTG acaACGCTGGGGCCACTGTTCAGAAACTCACGTATGGTGCAGTTTCTGTTCACCAACAAAGATGTGGAGTCACTGAAAGGCCTCTATCGCATTATGGTCAATGGCTTT gcggGCTGTGTGCATTTCCCCCACAGCGCTCCATGTGAGGTTCGGGTCCTGATGCTGCTCTACTCTTCTAAGAAGCGCATCTTCATGGGCCTCATCCCCAACGACCAGAGTGGCTTCGTCAATGGCATCCGCCAGGTCATCACTAACCACAAGAAccaccagcagcaacagcagcaaagAGTG GGTTTAAATCCAGCGGCACAGATGCAGCAGGGCCAGGTGCAGCCCAATCAGAACTTCCTCAACCGTGCACCTGGTGCTCTCCAGGGTGCCCACGGCAACGTACAACAGCAG CTGACAATGCGAGCCGCGGCCACAGCCAATCAGCAACCCCCAGTCAGCGGCGCCCCGCCCAACCAGGTGGCTCAGGGACAACCCCAGCCGGGCGCCATGCTCCGCCTCCCCAACCCAGGAGCCAATCCACAGCTTCGGAGCCTCCTCCTGAGCCAACAACAGCCG CAGCCTGGAGTGGGTCACATGCAGGGCATGCTCCCGGGGCTGTCAGGCCTGGGCCAGCAGATGGTCCACCCCACACCAGGAGGGGGCGCTCCCATGCAGGCCCAGTGGAGGCAGCAGCTCCCAG GTCAGATGTTGATGACGGCAGGACCTCGTGGACCTGTCTCGCAAGGTCCTGGCATACCACCAGTGTCTGGTGTCATGGATGAGGAGATTCTTATGGACCTTATCTAA
- the LOC121704671 gene encoding mediator of RNA polymerase II transcription subunit 25-like isoform X6, whose product MVAGSTHMEPPSKPGANQVADVVFVIEGTANLGPYFESLRKNYILPAIEYFNGGPPAETDFGGDYGGTQYGLVVFNTVDCAPESYVQCHAPTSSAFEFVSWIDSIQFMGGGAESCSLIAEGLSVALQLFDDFKKMREQIGPTHKVCVLLCNSPPYLLPAVESVSYTGCTADNLVQIIRDKGIHFSVVAPRKLPALRALFERASPVTGPPESSLPDYCQDPFHMVLVRGIVLPVAAGSSAGAVSLKPVLPPQPMAGNQPPIGATSQAAQQINPNHPYQAPPSLNAAAAAAAMAVEAANNQKNRFPAMMNTVPPFGNQPTLPSVGGVKLPPSSQPSLATVTTVSTPLMPQQQVPPPQQQQPQVPPPGQPVPNQQPQPVPQQQPGPNQQTPPSSQPGMVGAMSMAGVAAAQVGASTIGQAQGANKIVAWSGVLEWQEKPKASMDSNTKLTRSLPCQVQVNQGENLNTDQWPQKLIMQLIPQQLLTTLGPLFRNSRMVQFLFTNKDVESLKGLYRIMVNGFAGCVHFPHSAPCEVRVLMLLYSSKKRIFMGLIPNDQSGFVNGIRQVITNHKNHQQQQQQRVGLNPAAQMQQGQVQPNQNFLNRAPGALQGAHGNVQQQSVVVGMPPVSQVTMMEDQQRQNTMLTMRAAATANQQPPVSGAPPNQVAQGQPQPGAMLRLPNPGANPQLRSLLLSQQQPQPGVGHMQGMLPGLSGLGQQMVHPTPGGGAPMQAQWRQQLPGQMLMTAGPRGPVSQGPGIPPVSGVMDEEILMDLI is encoded by the exons ATGGTTGCGGGCTCTACACACATGGAGCCCCCCTCCAAACCCGGTGCGAACCAGGTGGCCGACGTGGTCTTTGTAATAGAGGGAACGGCGAATCTAGGACCATACTTTGAGTCCCTGAGGAAGAATTATATCTTACCTGCCATTGA GTATTTCAATGGTGGTCCACCAGCTGAGACAGACTTTGGAGGGGAT TATGGTGGAACACAGTATGGACTTGTGGTGTTCAATACAGTGGACTGTGCCCCGGAGTCCTACGTCCAGTGTCATGCTCCCACCAGCTCAGCCTTTGAGTTTGTCTCCTGGATCGACAGCATTCA GTTCATGGGTGGAGGTGCGGAGAGCTGCAGTCTCATCGCCGAGGGCCTCTCTGTGGCCCTGCAGCTCTTTGACGACTTCAAGAAGATGAGAGAACAGAT tGGGCCAACCCATaaggtgtgtgtgcttctctgtaaTTCTCCGCCGTACTTGTTGCCTGCTGTGGAGAGTGTCAGCTACACTGGCTGCACCGCTGACAACCTGGTCCAGATCATCAGAGAT AAAGGAATCCATTTCTCAGTGGTGGCACCACGGAAGCTTCCGGCGCTGAGGGCACTCTTTGAGCGAGCGTCACCAGTGACCGGACCTCCAGAGTCGTCACTGCCTGATTACTGCCAGGACCCCTTCCACATGGTGCTGGTGCGAGGCATAGTGCTGCCAG TAGCTGCTGGAAGCAGTGCTGGGGCCGTATCCCTCAAGCCAGTTTTACCCCCTCAGCCTATGGCTGGAAATCAGCCTCCTATTGGTGCAACCTCCCAGGCTGCCCAACAAATCAACCCAAATCATCCATACCAG GCACCTCCCTCACTCAATGCTGCCGCCGCCGCAGCCGCCATGGCTGTAGAGGCTGCCAATAACCAGAAGAACCGTT TCCCTGCGATGATGAACACGGTTCCCCCCTTCGGCAATCAGCCCACGCTTCCTTCAGTGGGCGGAGTCAAACTGCCCCCCTCCAGCCAGCCCAGCTTGGCCACGGTCACCACCGTCTCCACGCCTCTGATGCCCCAGCAACAGGTCCCACCTCCGCAACAACAACAGCCGCAGGTCCCAccccctgggcagcccgtgccCAATCAGCAGCCCCAGCCAGTTCCCCAACAGCAGCCGGGGCCCAATCAGCAGACTCCTCCTTCCTCACAGCCTGGCATGGTAGGAGCCATGAGCATG GCGGGTGTGGCTGCAGCTCAGGTTGGCGCCAGCACCATTGGCCAAGCGCAAGGAGCCAATAAGATTGTTGCATGGAGTGGGGTGCTGGAGTGGCAAGAG AAGCCGAAGGCCTCCATGGACTCCAATACTAAGCTCACACGCTCCCTGCCCTGCCAGGTGCAAGTCAACCAGGGGGAAAACCT AAACACTGACCAGTGGCCACAGAAGCTGATCATGCAGCTCATCCCACAGCAGCTACTG acaACGCTGGGGCCACTGTTCAGAAACTCACGTATGGTGCAGTTTCTGTTCACCAACAAAGATGTGGAGTCACTGAAAGGCCTCTATCGCATTATGGTCAATGGCTTT gcggGCTGTGTGCATTTCCCCCACAGCGCTCCATGTGAGGTTCGGGTCCTGATGCTGCTCTACTCTTCTAAGAAGCGCATCTTCATGGGCCTCATCCCCAACGACCAGAGTGGCTTCGTCAATGGCATCCGCCAGGTCATCACTAACCACAAGAAccaccagcagcaacagcagcaaagAGTG GGTTTAAATCCAGCGGCACAGATGCAGCAGGGCCAGGTGCAGCCCAATCAGAACTTCCTCAACCGTGCACCTGGTGCTCTCCAGGGTGCCCACGGCAACGTACAACAGCAG TCTGTGGTGGTGGGCATGCCGCCTGTTAGTCAGGTCACTATGATGGAGGACCAGCAGAGACAGAATACCATG CTGACAATGCGAGCCGCGGCCACAGCCAATCAGCAACCCCCAGTCAGCGGCGCCCCGCCCAACCAGGTGGCTCAGGGACAACCCCAGCCGGGCGCCATGCTCCGCCTCCCCAACCCAGGAGCCAATCCACAGCTTCGGAGCCTCCTCCTGAGCCAACAACAGCCG CAGCCTGGAGTGGGTCACATGCAGGGCATGCTCCCGGGGCTGTCAGGCCTGGGCCAGCAGATGGTCCACCCCACACCAGGAGGGGGCGCTCCCATGCAGGCCCAGTGGAGGCAGCAGCTCCCAG GTCAGATGTTGATGACGGCAGGACCTCGTGGACCTGTCTCGCAAGGTCCTGGCATACCACCAGTGTCTGGTGTCATGGATGAGGAGATTCTTATGGACCTTATCTAA
- the LOC121704671 gene encoding mediator of RNA polymerase II transcription subunit 25-like isoform X2: MVAGSTHMEPPSKPGANQVADVVFVIEGTANLGPYFESLRKNYILPAIEYFNGGPPAETDFGGDYGGTQYGLVVFNTVDCAPESYVQCHAPTSSAFEFVSWIDSIQFMGGGAESCSLIAEGLSVALQLFDDFKKMREQIKDKEPLGIGPTHKVCVLLCNSPPYLLPAVESVSYTGCTADNLVQIIRDKGIHFSVVAPRKLPALRALFERASPVTGPPESSLPDYCQDPFHMVLVRGIVLPAAGSSAGAVSLKPVLPPQPMAGNQPPIGATSQAAQQINPNHPYQAPPSLNAAAAAAAMAVEAANNQKNRFPAMMNTVPPFGNQPTLPSVGGVKLPPSSQPSLATVTTVSTPLMPQQQVPPPQQQQPQVPPPGQPVPNQQPQPVPQQQPGPNQQTPPSSQPGMVGAMSMAGVAAAQVGASTIGQAQGANKIVAWSGVLEWQEKPKASMDSNTKLTRSLPCQVQVNQGENLNTDQWPQKLIMQLIPQQLLTTLGPLFRNSRMVQFLFTNKDVESLKGLYRIMVNGFAGCVHFPHSAPCEVRVLMLLYSSKKRIFMGLIPNDQSGFVNGIRQVITNHKNHQQQQQQRVGLNPAAQMQQGQVQPNQNFLNRAPGALQGAHGNVQQQSVVVGMPPVSQVTMMEDQQRQNTMLTMRAAATANQQPPVSGAPPNQVAQGQPQPGAMLRLPNPGANPQLRSLLLSQQQPQPGVGHMQGMLPGLSGLGQQMVHPTPGGGAPMQAQWRQQLPGQMLMTAGPRGPVSQGPGIPPVSGVMDEEILMDLI, translated from the exons ATGGTTGCGGGCTCTACACACATGGAGCCCCCCTCCAAACCCGGTGCGAACCAGGTGGCCGACGTGGTCTTTGTAATAGAGGGAACGGCGAATCTAGGACCATACTTTGAGTCCCTGAGGAAGAATTATATCTTACCTGCCATTGA GTATTTCAATGGTGGTCCACCAGCTGAGACAGACTTTGGAGGGGAT TATGGTGGAACACAGTATGGACTTGTGGTGTTCAATACAGTGGACTGTGCCCCGGAGTCCTACGTCCAGTGTCATGCTCCCACCAGCTCAGCCTTTGAGTTTGTCTCCTGGATCGACAGCATTCA GTTCATGGGTGGAGGTGCGGAGAGCTGCAGTCTCATCGCCGAGGGCCTCTCTGTGGCCCTGCAGCTCTTTGACGACTTCAAGAAGATGAGAGAACAGAT CAAGGACAAGGAGCCGCTAGGCAT tGGGCCAACCCATaaggtgtgtgtgcttctctgtaaTTCTCCGCCGTACTTGTTGCCTGCTGTGGAGAGTGTCAGCTACACTGGCTGCACCGCTGACAACCTGGTCCAGATCATCAGAGAT AAAGGAATCCATTTCTCAGTGGTGGCACCACGGAAGCTTCCGGCGCTGAGGGCACTCTTTGAGCGAGCGTCACCAGTGACCGGACCTCCAGAGTCGTCACTGCCTGATTACTGCCAGGACCCCTTCCACATGGTGCTGGTGCGAGGCATAGTGCTGCCAG CTGCTGGAAGCAGTGCTGGGGCCGTATCCCTCAAGCCAGTTTTACCCCCTCAGCCTATGGCTGGAAATCAGCCTCCTATTGGTGCAACCTCCCAGGCTGCCCAACAAATCAACCCAAATCATCCATACCAG GCACCTCCCTCACTCAATGCTGCCGCCGCCGCAGCCGCCATGGCTGTAGAGGCTGCCAATAACCAGAAGAACCGTT TCCCTGCGATGATGAACACGGTTCCCCCCTTCGGCAATCAGCCCACGCTTCCTTCAGTGGGCGGAGTCAAACTGCCCCCCTCCAGCCAGCCCAGCTTGGCCACGGTCACCACCGTCTCCACGCCTCTGATGCCCCAGCAACAGGTCCCACCTCCGCAACAACAACAGCCGCAGGTCCCAccccctgggcagcccgtgccCAATCAGCAGCCCCAGCCAGTTCCCCAACAGCAGCCGGGGCCCAATCAGCAGACTCCTCCTTCCTCACAGCCTGGCATGGTAGGAGCCATGAGCATG GCGGGTGTGGCTGCAGCTCAGGTTGGCGCCAGCACCATTGGCCAAGCGCAAGGAGCCAATAAGATTGTTGCATGGAGTGGGGTGCTGGAGTGGCAAGAG AAGCCGAAGGCCTCCATGGACTCCAATACTAAGCTCACACGCTCCCTGCCCTGCCAGGTGCAAGTCAACCAGGGGGAAAACCT AAACACTGACCAGTGGCCACAGAAGCTGATCATGCAGCTCATCCCACAGCAGCTACTG acaACGCTGGGGCCACTGTTCAGAAACTCACGTATGGTGCAGTTTCTGTTCACCAACAAAGATGTGGAGTCACTGAAAGGCCTCTATCGCATTATGGTCAATGGCTTT gcggGCTGTGTGCATTTCCCCCACAGCGCTCCATGTGAGGTTCGGGTCCTGATGCTGCTCTACTCTTCTAAGAAGCGCATCTTCATGGGCCTCATCCCCAACGACCAGAGTGGCTTCGTCAATGGCATCCGCCAGGTCATCACTAACCACAAGAAccaccagcagcaacagcagcaaagAGTG GGTTTAAATCCAGCGGCACAGATGCAGCAGGGCCAGGTGCAGCCCAATCAGAACTTCCTCAACCGTGCACCTGGTGCTCTCCAGGGTGCCCACGGCAACGTACAACAGCAG TCTGTGGTGGTGGGCATGCCGCCTGTTAGTCAGGTCACTATGATGGAGGACCAGCAGAGACAGAATACCATG CTGACAATGCGAGCCGCGGCCACAGCCAATCAGCAACCCCCAGTCAGCGGCGCCCCGCCCAACCAGGTGGCTCAGGGACAACCCCAGCCGGGCGCCATGCTCCGCCTCCCCAACCCAGGAGCCAATCCACAGCTTCGGAGCCTCCTCCTGAGCCAACAACAGCCG CAGCCTGGAGTGGGTCACATGCAGGGCATGCTCCCGGGGCTGTCAGGCCTGGGCCAGCAGATGGTCCACCCCACACCAGGAGGGGGCGCTCCCATGCAGGCCCAGTGGAGGCAGCAGCTCCCAG GTCAGATGTTGATGACGGCAGGACCTCGTGGACCTGTCTCGCAAGGTCCTGGCATACCACCAGTGTCTGGTGTCATGGATGAGGAGATTCTTATGGACCTTATCTAA